From a region of the Xyrauchen texanus isolate HMW12.3.18 chromosome 47, RBS_HiC_50CHRs, whole genome shotgun sequence genome:
- the fgd6 gene encoding FYVE, RhoGEF and PH domain-containing protein 6 isoform X2 — MKKPPVAPKPKLVQPQKPSPPPIAPKPEILLPSPSAIKRGKPAVAPKPCLTKVNPLVSQKPLQTRQDPYHTQHPAVSKNGGPAVLPIPLSHYIIPPCPQGHHLGNSKSEGSKEISGTAEVGVVKEGESPKEQLFYNDTWEHAAHPEWEQIHTPTDSFHTDIEKGEETHTPTPEKDQAGTGIQTLEGIKHKQHSLVEPLQKQDQFVEQNKTGSSVASSCSSGIVGICVPAPPSKPLPVPHPRRPRRALLRQKVVEIAPSGDTQADTLAEISERLQTGTSLENPANTSTTCYTHTDAPLNTCSPKEDTENTGTDSSHNMDPLHTIDSSLSTQTEDTPSHLDSTHYSTPTNGVTLAYLHTNEEESSQPPAPPPRHKSLPQMALSSVDSLPLHCHLEPHSSEIKTCEDEEDDDEDAGAYGDFAQYPITRSLPKQIKLSCGTQIEAITKTPSDGEERSPKVMPKKPQRNSLPASTLLRKQITPPQTHMPPPLPQSSPPVFRDLPAPPQEKPSWRVALPSIPLFSRNQPTRSNSQPKAGGVGPVFVKQRAKSFSSADLQRVDNGSGSTEPLVRSEQGRRSLRKLLELRVCARLLPKLLRSGQSLDCTRADAEYEDHKDTPSNQVAPSDGEVAQGDSEADREFEYDNVYERIPKYMNLPWVYSNQDSDTGVYEEQEPCEVNRCSGSCDLSEDGLSSNEEEDNSSNSSNEEMSQSKDKEEIERAKKNKVVHIAMEIMSSEKVFVDVLKLLHIDFRDAVAKATRASGKPLLEEKVLNQILYYLPQLYELNKDLLKELEERVAHWSDHQRLADIFVQKGPYLKMYSTYIREFDHNVALLDEQFRKNPPFANVVRQFEMSPRCASLALKHYLLKPVQRIPQYQLLLTDYLKNLPEDSSDYKDTQTALGVVKEVANHANDIMKQGDNFQKLMQVQYSLNGHHEIVQPGRVFLKEGTLMKLSRKVMQPRMFFLFNDILLYTTPVQSGQYKVNSMLSLAGMKVSKPSQEAYQNELNIESVERSFILSANSATERDEWLEAIAKAIDDFTRKKISFFSSKSQELEGTSDDGLPLGSKAPIWIPDLRATMCMICTCEFTLTWRRHHCRACGKVVCQACSSNKYYLEYLKNQLARVCDHCYIKLQHKGDQSNVTVSPSGRSSTFAFSRKQKKIPSALKEVSANTENSSMSGYLQRSKGQKKPWKRLWFVIKNKVLYTYAASEDVAALESQPLLGFFLREEKTGPAQKLQFKLYHKNTLHYIFRAEDIPTAQRWIEAFQEAMIL, encoded by the exons ATGAAGAAACCGCCGGTTGCCCCCAAACCCAAGCTGGTTCAACCACAGAAACCATCTCCTCCCCCTATCGCCCCAAAACCTGAGATTTTGCTGCCCTCACCTTCTGCGATAAAGAGAGGAAAACCTGCTGTTGCCCCCAAACCATGCCTCACCAAAGTCAACCCTCTGGTTTCTCAGAAGCCTCTCCAGACAAGGCAAGATCCATACCATACCCAGCATCCTGCTGTCTCCAAAAACGGGGGTCCCGCTGTACTCCCCATACCCCTATCACATTACATTATACCTCCCTGCCCTCAAGGTCATCACCTTGGCAACAGCAAATCAGAGGGTTCAAAGGAAATAAGTGGAACAGCAGAGGTAGGTGTTGTCAAAGAGGGCGAGAGCCCAAAAGAACAGCTGTTCTACAATGACACGTGGGAACATGCTGCCCATCCCGAATGGGAACAAATACATACTCCCACAGACTCATTTCACACTGACATAGAGAAAGGGGAAGAAACACATACTCCTACACCAGAAAAGGACCAAGCAGGTACAGGAATACAAACTTTAGAAGGCATTAAGCATAAACAACATAGCCTTGTTGAACCCCTTCAAAAACAAGACCAGTTTGTGGAGCAGAACAAGACCGGGAGTTCCGTTGCTAGCTCCTGCTCCAGTGGAATTGTTGGCATTTGTGTCCCAGCACCACCTAGCAAGCCACTCCCTGTACCTCACCCGCGACGCCCTCGGAGGGCACTTCTTAGGCAGAAAGTTGTGGAAATTGCACCCTCGGGGGATACTCAAGCAGATACACTTGCAGAAATTTCTGAACGACTTCAAACAGGTACATCACTGGAAAATCCTGCCAACACTTCAACAACATGTTACACCCACACGGACGCACCCCTAAATACATGTTCCCCTAAAGaggacacggaaaacacgggcaCTGACTCTTCTCATAACATGGATCCTTTGCACACTATAGACTCTTCTCTCAGTACACAAACTGAAGACACGCCTTCTCACCTAGACTCCACCCATTATTCCACTCCGACAAATGGCGTGACTCTAGCTTACCTGCACACAAATGAGGAGGAGTCGTCACAACCTCCAGCCCCACCCCCTCGACATAAGTCCCTCCCACAAATGGCCTTATCGTCTGTGGATAGTCTACCTTTGCATTGTCACTTGGAGCCTCACAGTTCTGAGATTAAGACCTGTGAGGATGAGGAAGACGATGACGAAGATGCCGGAGCATATGGAGATTTTGCTCAATACCCAATAACCCGGAGTCTTCCAAAACAGATTAAGCTcagctgtggaacacaaattgagGCAATAACCAAGACACCTTCAGATGGGGAGGAGAGGTCTCCGAAGGTCATGCCCAAGAAGCCCCAACGGAATAGCCTTCCCGCATCCACTTTGTTGCGGAAGCAAATAACCCCTCCGCAAACGCATATGCCTCCTCCACTCCCCCAATCCAGCCCTCCTGTATTCAGAGATCTCCCCGCACCTCCTCAGGAGAAACCATCGTGGCGGGTTGCCCTGCCTAGCATTCCTCTCTTTAGCAGAAACCAACCGACTCGCAGTAACAGCCAACCAAAAGCTGGAGGTGTGGGACCTGTATTCGTCAAACAGAGGGCAAAGTCATTTTCCTCAGCTGATCTTCAGCGAGTGGACAATGGTTCCGGATCTACTGAGCCATTGGTGCGATCCGAACAAGGACGTCGTAGTTTGCGAAAACTTTTAGAACTGCGCGTGTGTGCGCGCTTGCTTCCGAAGTTGCTTCGCAGTGGACAGTCCCTGGATTGCACTCGGGCTGATGCAGAGTACGAGGACCATAAGGACACACCCTCTAACCAGGTCGCACCTAGCGATGGGGAAGTAGCTCAGGGTGATAGTGAGGCGGACAGGGAGTTTGAATATGATAATGTATATGAGAGGATTCCAAAGTACATGAACCTGCCATGGGTTTACTCCAACCAGGACTCCGATACAGGAGTATATGAGGAACAGGAACCATGCGAGGTGAACAG ATGTTCGGGGAGCTGTGATCTGTCAGAGGATGGTTTGAGCTCTAATGAGGAAGAGGATAACAGCTCTAACTCCAGCAATGAGGAAATGAGCCAATCAAAAGATAAAGAG GAGATAGAGAGGGCAAAGAAGAACAAGGTGGTCCACATCGCCATGGAGATCATGAGCTCAGAGAAAGT ATTTGTGGATGTTCTAAAGCTGCTTCACATT GATTTCCGGGATGCGGTTGCCAAAGCAACTCGTGCTAGCGGGAAGCCATTATTGGAGGAGAAGGTGTTGAATCAGATCTTGTACTATCTGCCTCAACTTTACGAACTTAATAAAGACCTGCTGAAAGAACTGGAGGAGAGAGTAGCCCACTG GTCTGATCACCAGAGGTTGGCGGATATCTTCGTTCAGAAGGGTCCATACTTGAAGATGTACTCCACCTATATACGAGAGTTTGACCATAACGTGGCTCTGCTGGATGAACAGTTCCGCAAAAATCCTCCTTTTGCCAACGTTGTACGTCAGTTTGAG ATGAGTCCTCGCTGTGCTAGTCTGGCATTGAAACATTACCTGCTGAAACCAGTGCAGAGGATCCCTCAATACCAACTCCTGCTTACAG ATTACTTGAAGAACCTTCCTGAGGATTCGTCTGACTACAAAGACACACAAA CTGCTCTTGGTGTGGTGAAGGAAGTTGCTAACCATGCAAACGACATTATGAAACAAGGG GATAACTTTCAGAAACTGATGCAGGTTCAGTACAGTCTCAACGGTCATCATGAAATTGTGCAGCCTGGCAGG GTTTTCTTAAAGGAGGGAACCCTGATGAAACTCTCCAGGAAAGTTATGCAGCCGAGAATGTTTTTCCTg TTTAATGATATTCTGCTGTATACGACACCAGTGCAGTCTGGCCAGTATAAAGTCAACAGCATGCTCTCTCTGGCTGGTATGAAG GTGAGCAAGCCGAGTCAGGAGGCTTATCAGAATGAGTTAAACATTGAGAGTGTGGAGCGCTCCTTCATACTGTCTGCAAA TTCAGCCACAGAGAGAGATGAATGGTTGGAAGCCATCGCTAAAGCAATAGATGACTTCACCAGAAAAAAGATTTCATTCTTCTCCAGCAAAAGCCAAGAG TTGGAGGGAACTTCTGACGATGGTCTTCCGCTTGGCTCTAAAGCTCCAATCTGGATCCCAGATTTGCGGGCGACCATGTGTATGATTTGCACCTGTGAGTTCACGCTTACCTGGAGACGTCACCATTGCCGTGCCTGTGGAAAG GTGGTGTGCCAGGCTTGTTCCTCTAATAAATATTACCTGGAATACCTGAAGAATCAGCTGGCACGAGTgtgtgatcactgctatattaaACTACAGCACAAGG GTGACCAATCCAATGTAACTGTTTCACCTAGTGGGCGGAGCTCCACATTTGCATTTTCTAGAAAACAGAAGAAGATTCCTTCAGCACTGAAAGAG GTGTCAGCCAACACTGAAAACTCTTCTATGAGTGGATACCTACAAAGATCCAAAGGTCAGAAGAAGCCCTGGAAGAGACTGTGGTTTGTTATCAAGAACAAAGTTCTCTACACGTATGCTGCTAGCGAA GACGTTGCAGCGTTGGAGAGTCAGCCGCTGCTGGGCTTTTTCCTCAGAGAGGAGAAGACTGGGCCGGCTCAAAAACTACAGTTTAAACTTTACCATAAAAACACTCTCCACTACATCTTCAGAGCTGAGGATATCCCCACCGCTCAGAG
- the fgd6 gene encoding FYVE, RhoGEF and PH domain-containing protein 6 isoform X1 yields the protein MSTGMKKPPVAPKPKLVQPQKPSPPPIAPKPEILLPSPSAIKRGKPAVAPKPCLTKVNPLVSQKPLQTRQDPYHTQHPAVSKNGGPAVLPIPLSHYIIPPCPQGHHLGNSKSEGSKEISGTAEVGVVKEGESPKEQLFYNDTWEHAAHPEWEQIHTPTDSFHTDIEKGEETHTPTPEKDQAGTGIQTLEGIKHKQHSLVEPLQKQDQFVEQNKTGSSVASSCSSGIVGICVPAPPSKPLPVPHPRRPRRALLRQKVVEIAPSGDTQADTLAEISERLQTGTSLENPANTSTTCYTHTDAPLNTCSPKEDTENTGTDSSHNMDPLHTIDSSLSTQTEDTPSHLDSTHYSTPTNGVTLAYLHTNEEESSQPPAPPPRHKSLPQMALSSVDSLPLHCHLEPHSSEIKTCEDEEDDDEDAGAYGDFAQYPITRSLPKQIKLSCGTQIEAITKTPSDGEERSPKVMPKKPQRNSLPASTLLRKQITPPQTHMPPPLPQSSPPVFRDLPAPPQEKPSWRVALPSIPLFSRNQPTRSNSQPKAGGVGPVFVKQRAKSFSSADLQRVDNGSGSTEPLVRSEQGRRSLRKLLELRVCARLLPKLLRSGQSLDCTRADAEYEDHKDTPSNQVAPSDGEVAQGDSEADREFEYDNVYERIPKYMNLPWVYSNQDSDTGVYEEQEPCEVNRCSGSCDLSEDGLSSNEEEDNSSNSSNEEMSQSKDKEEIERAKKNKVVHIAMEIMSSEKVFVDVLKLLHIDFRDAVAKATRASGKPLLEEKVLNQILYYLPQLYELNKDLLKELEERVAHWSDHQRLADIFVQKGPYLKMYSTYIREFDHNVALLDEQFRKNPPFANVVRQFEMSPRCASLALKHYLLKPVQRIPQYQLLLTDYLKNLPEDSSDYKDTQTALGVVKEVANHANDIMKQGDNFQKLMQVQYSLNGHHEIVQPGRVFLKEGTLMKLSRKVMQPRMFFLFNDILLYTTPVQSGQYKVNSMLSLAGMKVSKPSQEAYQNELNIESVERSFILSANSATERDEWLEAIAKAIDDFTRKKISFFSSKSQELEGTSDDGLPLGSKAPIWIPDLRATMCMICTCEFTLTWRRHHCRACGKVVCQACSSNKYYLEYLKNQLARVCDHCYIKLQHKGDQSNVTVSPSGRSSTFAFSRKQKKIPSALKEVSANTENSSMSGYLQRSKGQKKPWKRLWFVIKNKVLYTYAASEDVAALESQPLLGFFLREEKTGPAQKLQFKLYHKNTLHYIFRAEDIPTAQRWIEAFQEAMIL from the exons ATGAGTACAG GAATGAAGAAACCGCCGGTTGCCCCCAAACCCAAGCTGGTTCAACCACAGAAACCATCTCCTCCCCCTATCGCCCCAAAACCTGAGATTTTGCTGCCCTCACCTTCTGCGATAAAGAGAGGAAAACCTGCTGTTGCCCCCAAACCATGCCTCACCAAAGTCAACCCTCTGGTTTCTCAGAAGCCTCTCCAGACAAGGCAAGATCCATACCATACCCAGCATCCTGCTGTCTCCAAAAACGGGGGTCCCGCTGTACTCCCCATACCCCTATCACATTACATTATACCTCCCTGCCCTCAAGGTCATCACCTTGGCAACAGCAAATCAGAGGGTTCAAAGGAAATAAGTGGAACAGCAGAGGTAGGTGTTGTCAAAGAGGGCGAGAGCCCAAAAGAACAGCTGTTCTACAATGACACGTGGGAACATGCTGCCCATCCCGAATGGGAACAAATACATACTCCCACAGACTCATTTCACACTGACATAGAGAAAGGGGAAGAAACACATACTCCTACACCAGAAAAGGACCAAGCAGGTACAGGAATACAAACTTTAGAAGGCATTAAGCATAAACAACATAGCCTTGTTGAACCCCTTCAAAAACAAGACCAGTTTGTGGAGCAGAACAAGACCGGGAGTTCCGTTGCTAGCTCCTGCTCCAGTGGAATTGTTGGCATTTGTGTCCCAGCACCACCTAGCAAGCCACTCCCTGTACCTCACCCGCGACGCCCTCGGAGGGCACTTCTTAGGCAGAAAGTTGTGGAAATTGCACCCTCGGGGGATACTCAAGCAGATACACTTGCAGAAATTTCTGAACGACTTCAAACAGGTACATCACTGGAAAATCCTGCCAACACTTCAACAACATGTTACACCCACACGGACGCACCCCTAAATACATGTTCCCCTAAAGaggacacggaaaacacgggcaCTGACTCTTCTCATAACATGGATCCTTTGCACACTATAGACTCTTCTCTCAGTACACAAACTGAAGACACGCCTTCTCACCTAGACTCCACCCATTATTCCACTCCGACAAATGGCGTGACTCTAGCTTACCTGCACACAAATGAGGAGGAGTCGTCACAACCTCCAGCCCCACCCCCTCGACATAAGTCCCTCCCACAAATGGCCTTATCGTCTGTGGATAGTCTACCTTTGCATTGTCACTTGGAGCCTCACAGTTCTGAGATTAAGACCTGTGAGGATGAGGAAGACGATGACGAAGATGCCGGAGCATATGGAGATTTTGCTCAATACCCAATAACCCGGAGTCTTCCAAAACAGATTAAGCTcagctgtggaacacaaattgagGCAATAACCAAGACACCTTCAGATGGGGAGGAGAGGTCTCCGAAGGTCATGCCCAAGAAGCCCCAACGGAATAGCCTTCCCGCATCCACTTTGTTGCGGAAGCAAATAACCCCTCCGCAAACGCATATGCCTCCTCCACTCCCCCAATCCAGCCCTCCTGTATTCAGAGATCTCCCCGCACCTCCTCAGGAGAAACCATCGTGGCGGGTTGCCCTGCCTAGCATTCCTCTCTTTAGCAGAAACCAACCGACTCGCAGTAACAGCCAACCAAAAGCTGGAGGTGTGGGACCTGTATTCGTCAAACAGAGGGCAAAGTCATTTTCCTCAGCTGATCTTCAGCGAGTGGACAATGGTTCCGGATCTACTGAGCCATTGGTGCGATCCGAACAAGGACGTCGTAGTTTGCGAAAACTTTTAGAACTGCGCGTGTGTGCGCGCTTGCTTCCGAAGTTGCTTCGCAGTGGACAGTCCCTGGATTGCACTCGGGCTGATGCAGAGTACGAGGACCATAAGGACACACCCTCTAACCAGGTCGCACCTAGCGATGGGGAAGTAGCTCAGGGTGATAGTGAGGCGGACAGGGAGTTTGAATATGATAATGTATATGAGAGGATTCCAAAGTACATGAACCTGCCATGGGTTTACTCCAACCAGGACTCCGATACAGGAGTATATGAGGAACAGGAACCATGCGAGGTGAACAG ATGTTCGGGGAGCTGTGATCTGTCAGAGGATGGTTTGAGCTCTAATGAGGAAGAGGATAACAGCTCTAACTCCAGCAATGAGGAAATGAGCCAATCAAAAGATAAAGAG GAGATAGAGAGGGCAAAGAAGAACAAGGTGGTCCACATCGCCATGGAGATCATGAGCTCAGAGAAAGT ATTTGTGGATGTTCTAAAGCTGCTTCACATT GATTTCCGGGATGCGGTTGCCAAAGCAACTCGTGCTAGCGGGAAGCCATTATTGGAGGAGAAGGTGTTGAATCAGATCTTGTACTATCTGCCTCAACTTTACGAACTTAATAAAGACCTGCTGAAAGAACTGGAGGAGAGAGTAGCCCACTG GTCTGATCACCAGAGGTTGGCGGATATCTTCGTTCAGAAGGGTCCATACTTGAAGATGTACTCCACCTATATACGAGAGTTTGACCATAACGTGGCTCTGCTGGATGAACAGTTCCGCAAAAATCCTCCTTTTGCCAACGTTGTACGTCAGTTTGAG ATGAGTCCTCGCTGTGCTAGTCTGGCATTGAAACATTACCTGCTGAAACCAGTGCAGAGGATCCCTCAATACCAACTCCTGCTTACAG ATTACTTGAAGAACCTTCCTGAGGATTCGTCTGACTACAAAGACACACAAA CTGCTCTTGGTGTGGTGAAGGAAGTTGCTAACCATGCAAACGACATTATGAAACAAGGG GATAACTTTCAGAAACTGATGCAGGTTCAGTACAGTCTCAACGGTCATCATGAAATTGTGCAGCCTGGCAGG GTTTTCTTAAAGGAGGGAACCCTGATGAAACTCTCCAGGAAAGTTATGCAGCCGAGAATGTTTTTCCTg TTTAATGATATTCTGCTGTATACGACACCAGTGCAGTCTGGCCAGTATAAAGTCAACAGCATGCTCTCTCTGGCTGGTATGAAG GTGAGCAAGCCGAGTCAGGAGGCTTATCAGAATGAGTTAAACATTGAGAGTGTGGAGCGCTCCTTCATACTGTCTGCAAA TTCAGCCACAGAGAGAGATGAATGGTTGGAAGCCATCGCTAAAGCAATAGATGACTTCACCAGAAAAAAGATTTCATTCTTCTCCAGCAAAAGCCAAGAG TTGGAGGGAACTTCTGACGATGGTCTTCCGCTTGGCTCTAAAGCTCCAATCTGGATCCCAGATTTGCGGGCGACCATGTGTATGATTTGCACCTGTGAGTTCACGCTTACCTGGAGACGTCACCATTGCCGTGCCTGTGGAAAG GTGGTGTGCCAGGCTTGTTCCTCTAATAAATATTACCTGGAATACCTGAAGAATCAGCTGGCACGAGTgtgtgatcactgctatattaaACTACAGCACAAGG GTGACCAATCCAATGTAACTGTTTCACCTAGTGGGCGGAGCTCCACATTTGCATTTTCTAGAAAACAGAAGAAGATTCCTTCAGCACTGAAAGAG GTGTCAGCCAACACTGAAAACTCTTCTATGAGTGGATACCTACAAAGATCCAAAGGTCAGAAGAAGCCCTGGAAGAGACTGTGGTTTGTTATCAAGAACAAAGTTCTCTACACGTATGCTGCTAGCGAA GACGTTGCAGCGTTGGAGAGTCAGCCGCTGCTGGGCTTTTTCCTCAGAGAGGAGAAGACTGGGCCGGCTCAAAAACTACAGTTTAAACTTTACCATAAAAACACTCTCCACTACATCTTCAGAGCTGAGGATATCCCCACCGCTCAGAG